A window of Epinephelus moara isolate mb chromosome 15, YSFRI_EMoa_1.0, whole genome shotgun sequence genomic DNA:
GGTCACACCTGTCAGTCTCCCAAAGACCTGTACAATGGTAAAGACTTTTACTTGCACTGAAGTACTATAACAGTGTGGTATCATAACTTTTACCActgtaaaggatctgaatattcCTTCCACCGCTGCCTCTATGGTTGAGGTTTGGGTAAGATTAGGAGCAAAGTCTTATTTGTTAAACAGAAATTGATTATCATCATCTGCATAGAATTACACACAGCCGCACTGTCAAATCAGAGAGCGAAACttgaacacacacatcattCCTGCTGTTTTTATGATGACTACAGTACAGCTATTTTGCCTTCTCACATTGTGGCATTGAGTTGAGCCGTAAATCCCCACAGTCCTGGGAGACGCCAACCAGACTGACAGCTTGATGTCGTCTCTGCTAGGACACAGCCAATATGTGCTGAGAATTACAGAGGATGGTAGCAGCATCACGTCAGcatgaaaaagtaaaaagtttatgtatatattttggtGGACGTGTGTTTCAAGGCTTGGTAATGGGATACCGTTTGTCTCCCAGGTGCTCCTCTGAAGCCGAGGAAGGAGCTGGGCTTCAAAGAACTCCCATCTGGTCAGCTGGAGGTGCGTTGGTCCTCCCGCTTCAACATTTCGGCTGAGCCGGTTGTCTACATTCTGCAGAGGAGGTGGAACTTTGGCATCCAGCCCAGCGAGGACACTGCCACCCCCTGGCAGGTGGTTGCACAGGTTAGTTCACTTACTGCACCCAACGAATTATGGACACCTTTGAACTgaattattgtcattattcCTCAAGTTGTCTGTGAGAAATGGAAGTTAAGTCCATAAATAATTGAACAAAGGTCTTGGAGTTTCCTTGCTTTTGCTTGATCAGGTCTTTGGAAAAGATTTCTGCCAATCAAGCAGATTGTGAAGATGAATCCTCCAACTGTTTGGCTTTCTTTAGACAGTATGATAGTAGATCTGATCACGTATCTCTAAAAAGTCAACCTTTCGTGAGCTCATTTTTTCATGCACACCACTGGAATACCAGTTGAGGTTTGTTTTAGATGTGAGCAATGACCAAATAATTGCCCCATTAAGAGATGAAGGTCCGTTTTCCAACTATCAAAACACAGATGGCTTTGGATTGAAGACACAGTAACTCTGACAGTGCTGCCAAATGTCAGGTTGAACCCATAATTCCTGTATCCTGCAGTGCCTCAGCCCGGTGCTTTAGAGACATTCACACTAAGACAGCTCCATTTGAAAAGACATCTTTTCATTTTGGCCTTCTGCTCACACTGAGTCAGCATTTTCTCAAGGGATGCACGATATCGGGatttttgccgatatctgatatgccgatATAGAACCGAATGCATAGTTacttcacacactctctcagcTGAGGTCAGCACAAGCAGCAAAGCTGTATTGATTGACGTCTTCAGAAAGGAGTGCTCCAGAGGCTCAAATCAATCCTTCACCAGTGCCTCAAGCACCAATGCCAGGTCTTGTTTCCTGACCCTCTGCAAGAACCACTTCTTGACATCATCGAACTCCTGCTCACTCTAATGGCAGCAAAGCATCACGTCGAAGCGTCTAAAGTAATCCCACCGCTGCTGGCGTCTAATTTTGGGCAGCTCTTGGCAGCACCGAGGCACTGATGAGATTCCTGAAGCCGCAACACCATCTGTGAAGAACGCCGGTCAGTAGGCAAGTTGCCATCGGTGAAGAGACGAGGATGGCTGACAGAATTATGGCGCTGCGTTATATACTGTTGGGTTCGCACATATGGTAGGCACATCCTGATTGGCCAGCAATGTTTATGCATATTTCAGTGGGCAATTGAGTGCTTGTGATTGGAGGAGAGTATTATCCAAAGAGTCTGTGTTAGATAGAACTCTGTTCACTTTGGTTTTGGccacacaagaagaagaaagacagcATTATTTGGAtccacactgttttttttcttaaacatcAGTGGGTTCATGTCTTGTCttgctctctgttttctttaacCCAACACTCCATCTGATTCATCACAGACCACAGAGCAGGGAGCGAGGCTCTCCGACATCCGGCCAGGTCGCTGGTACCAATTCAGGGTGGCAGCTGTCAACACCCGCGGGACCAGGGGTTTCACCACGCCCAGCAGACACATCCACTCCAGCAGAGGTCAGACGGATCGACTCTATGTGTGTCTATGTGATAAAGAGAGTTTGTTCTTGTGTCACTGTAATAACACCTTTGgttgtgtgtcctctgtgtttgGAGTTAGGTTGGGTTATGGTTAGCATTTAATCTTCCTCTGCAATTGACCATGGACGAATATTAACACCATCCCCTCACCCTCAGATCCCGCCAATCCTCCAGCTCCCACTGAGCTCAGAGTGGCCAATATGAGCTTTGGCAGTGGCAGGACAGTGTCGGGCAGGCTCCAGTGGAGCATGCCTGTTGACCTGGATGTTCCCGTGCACCACTACAAGGTCAGCTGGAGCTGGACAGCAGTCGGACAGCTGTCTGCTTCGTCCCTGACCAAGAGGAGGAAGACAGTCAGAGAGGTGAGGACTGACAGGTACTACAGTACCATGAAAATGCCCTAAGGTTACTTGTCACTGCCATTGTTCATCTTATTCCAACTGTCTTCTCCTGTAGAAGGACTGCGTTATATGACAACATCCCCTCAaattctgtattttgttttgtgtcatctTCCCTTTGTGTGTCCAGAGCCAGGTGGAGCTGGACAGCATGCGGTCCAACAGGAGCTACAGTGTGGAGGTCCAGGCTGTGTCCTACTGGGGACAAACTCAGCTCAGAGGACCTCGAGCTGTCCTCCATTTCACCACACAGCGCAGTACGTCTTTACACGCAATCAAAAAGGAGACTTTGGCATTATCAGCCTGATAACATTGTCATAATATGCAAGAAAAGCACAGTCCGACATGCCTGCTGCAAGGCTTAATACTTTTTTCTCAAACCTTCAGTAAATGTTTCCATTGGTGTTGAATTTAATTTTACACTTTTATGGTGCTTTTTGAAAAATTAGTTTAGGGGTTTAGGTATCTGAAAGACTTTCTCCCGCTGGGATGTTACATCTTTGATCCTTCGTATCTCAGAGCTTCACTTCACCACCTTAACATTTTATACTCACAGTCTTCTCACTGTGATAGAAcagaaaaagcttttaaaaatatattgaaGCATATAGTCATGTGTTGGGCCAGGCCAGtttacatatattttctttgttttgaagCCAGCAGTACTGCTCCTAGAAACCCGACAGGTGACAATCTGGATGTGGGGACACCATTCTACCAGGATGGACAGCTCCAGGTTCATGTGTACTGGCAGAGCAGCAAGGGTATGTGCAGTTTGTACATGAGCTGATGTGAGTTTCTGCCATCAGGATAAATTGAGTTGAGTAATGTGACAGTGAAGCagacctttgaccctttggatATATAAAATCATCACTTCATAATTTTACccttttagacatttgtgtgaacttTTGACATGAACAACAAATGAATTCTTCACAAACatgtttgtgaggtcacagtgacctttgaaccatcaaccaccaaattccaatGAGTTCTTTCTTGAGTctaagggccgtttcatagtcgacaCACGCAACGCCAGCAAGCGTCGTGAGCgacgcacttcctttcatagtcaacacaCTGAACGCAAGCGACGCAggcgacacttgaaatgcaatacatcgctCGCGCAACAGGGGGTAGCAGATTCACGGGTACATTccggctagctagtactgctgtagctagctagtactgctattttattagagtgcagggcactagaaccgtcatataaatgggggtgtgccCGTATGAGTTCGCaatatttcatacctgcttcttctgtgaataacaaaaagtggttgatTTCAAGTACGTcgcttgcattatcaccccTGCTGGCAACGCATGGTATTACACAAGTCGCTGCGTCGCGtatcaaaaaaatggacaacacattttgagacgcaAGCACGCATCATGGTGACCAATGTGTCTCAATGCGTCCCAATGCGTTTGCGTCTGTGCGCTTTTGCGTCGACAATGAAACGGCCCTAAGTCAACAAAGTCAACAATGAACAGATTTGactttggtgatcaaaggttaaggtcactgtgaccttgcatttgtaTCATTGCATCTGAGATATCTTTTGAACACGATATCTGGAGAAAGCCATGAGGAACttacttcaaatttggcacaaacatccactttgagtcaagcatgaactcattagaatttagtggccaatggtcaaggtcactgtgaccttaaaaatatgtttggccataacttaatAATATATATGCTtactatgacaaaatttcacacaaatgtctaataggattaagataatgaagtgatgacattttttttatgtaaaaagtgaaaggtcaacttcacagtgacatcataatgttgtgccacagaggcatacaactgtgaggTGGTaattttagttgtttgtttagATCCCTCAGCTGACCTCTACAGAATCCAGTGGGGACCAGAGCATTGTGGACACAACCAGACTAGACCCATGGAGAAGACCACCACACAGGTAACCTATCAAGATGAAACAACATTGTCACTGTGAACAAGGACGTCAAATAAATGATGAGCATATGATGCCACCTGCCATATCAACTGTACCTGCCGATTTTCTGGACAGAAAATCATGTCACCATTGACTAAATGCAAATTTGAAGAGCGACAGGTTGACAGAAGACATAATGCATGTAGAGAGCAGTTCTTATGATAacctctgtctttgtctgatCTAGGAGACCTTTGTCAACCTGCGGGGCTTGCTCTTCTCCTGTAAGTATAAAATTGTTCTGCAGCCGGTCAGCAAGAGGAGTCGCCCTCTGTCAGAAAGCACCAGCTTCTTCACTCCCGCATGTTCTACCATCCAGGCCAGGAGTCCCAAACCCATCGTCTGTCCTGGAGAAACAGGTAAGACAACTGGAACTTCAGGTCTTGAAAATACATGAGAGGGTGATGGATGGATTTCCTAGGTACCCTGATGGCCTGCCTTTTTTAAATAGTTCACATAGTAGTTTCACATTTGAATAAAACCCTcaaattctgttttgtttgctgtttcaTTCATCGGGTTCCATCTACGAATAGAGGTTATGATATTGTAACCttagttctattagcacaggtGGAGCCCTCTACGTAGGGGCCCTGTTGCAACACACTGAGACCATTATATGTGTCATATATATACTGTAGACTCCACACATATTCAAGTCACGTCCTGATAAGCCGGCTACCCACAGAGTCCAGTAGGAGGCTCCCCCTTTGCTAGTTGAACTAGGGTTACATTATCGTAACCTTCGTTCCCTCCACATAAAATTACAATTTGACACTCTAAAATGTCTAACCCTGAAAaaaaacctggagcgacatcactttttttAGTGCTGCTTTCAGACTGCTTTCCTCTGGCTGTGTCTTCTTCAGCAGTGTCCCCTCAGAAGGTCCTGTTGAAGGCGGCCAACCTGACAGCGTCCTTTGAGGTCTGGGGTGGCAACGTGACAGCTATCTTTAGCTGGGATTTGTCCCCAACCCCGCCCCTCCAGCAGCTAACTGGTTACCAGGTGACCTGGGCAGAGGTCATCCCCACCCACCGGCACAACATCAACAAGTTGCCTCACAGCCTCATATCCCAGTCCCAGATCCTGCCCCCGGTCAGTGCTGGTATAAACTGTGAACCTTGAATCTGCCTGTGTATGTTATGCATAAGTTAGAGGCCATCTACTATTAAGGCCATgtcctttgtgtgtttttcttggaATTTGTACGTTTTGAGGGAGTAAGTAACACTTAATTTGCAGGTAGGTAAGTACCTAATAATTATGTCTCTGTGCTGGGGACAGCAGCAGCCGGAGGCATTTTGCTTTCAGGTGGTCCGTACAAACGTCCCTttctcatgaatgcgatatctcaagaacacctgattagagtttggtggtcatatgtcaagggtcaaggtcactttggcctcatttgtctcattctcgtgaatgtgatatctcaagaacagcttgaggggatttctacaaatttggcacaaacgtttacTTAGACTCAGCAATGAattggttagattttggtggtcatatgtCAAGGGTCAAGATTACTTTGGcctcatttgtctcattctcgtgaatgtgatatctcaagaacagctcaGGGGGATTtctacaaatttggcacaaacgtttacttggactcaacaatgaattgattagattttggtggtcatatgccaagggtcaaggtcactttggcctcatttgtctcattctcgtgaatgtgatatctcaagaacagctttaGGGGATTtctacaaatttggcacaaacgtttacTTGGATTTaataattaactgattagattttggtggtcatatgccaagatcactgtgaccttgcagtCATCTCCATCTAGTGCAAACAATGTCTTTAGAAGGCTTTGAGGGAACtgcctcaaatttggcacaaacgtccatgttttcacagataaaactgtaaactgcaactgtaactgcaacttgactggtttgtggaggcaGGCAACTGCCAAattgactctgtttttttcagaaAGTCTGGCAGCCATTTTGGGGATGGCTAGTTAGCTAGGATAGTTAGCAATTGGACcaattctgatcagttcatcccAAATAATTGCTCATTTTAGCAAGAGAGTCTTTAAGACATTACACTGGAATTCAGCTACACATGCAGAATAGTGGCGAGCATACAATAGAATCAAGTTTCTAATAATACCTTCACATATACTCAGGTTTAGAGGGAGATTTTAAATACAAGGAAACACCATTTTCCCATATTTAGTACCACATGACAGTTCTGACACTGGTTACACTCTTACCATTCTGCTACAGATAACCAGGGTCCACTGAGCAGACAAACACTTTAGTCTGTTGCTTCTCTACAGTCATACCCACCTTGACCAATAtgaaatgattatttttctgcttccaactcctctcctctcactgtGTTTGTCCTGTCTCCTCTTCCAGGATGGTAACATTCTGATGGTGCCCGGCCTGCACCCTGCCAGTCTGTACAGGCTGGAGGTCCAGGCCATCACAGCAGAGGGCGAAGGTCCTGCAACCAGCCGAACCTTCCAGACTCCTGGACACCAAAGCACCCTGAAGTACAGTAAGGAAGTTGTAATATTTTTCACCAGGTAGTCCAGGTTTATAAAGTGCATATGAAACAACACGTCATGAATGCACAGGCAAAGTTTGGATCGAATATCATCAGTAACATCCGCAGTCACATTATTACGGAGCAAAGTGTAAGTGCAATCAGATTCTCTTAGCAGCAGGCTTGTACTTACGAACTCTCCTTCACATCTTTCCTTGTCCTCGTGATATTTTTCATCAAGGTCAAGGAAAATTGGTTAAGAAAGgagactttttttatgattcgacttgatttgattgttgctgtttttaactAGCCGATATTGTGTGATATTGGACATGAAATGTACAAAGTGCCCCACATGAGAGATTCTGCCTGGCTGGCAGCGAGTTGGGAGACATTCATGGAATGTAAGGAAACTGAAAATGTACCAGTAACAATTGATATTTATTAGCGAGCTAGCTAACCTTGGCTAACAATCTTTCCGTGTGCGTCACAACCAGCACTACCAACATTATCGCCTCGACTGGGATTAACACTTGAGCAGTACTTTGATTTTAGACTTAATTTTAGTTTTGCTAACAAATGCCTTGTCTTCCCGTCATCCAGGACCCAGGCCGAGGAAGAATCGCTATAAACAGCCAATCATTGAGAGGCACTGGGCCCAGATGGCCAATCAGCCTGCATGAACAAAGTCTCCCAAACTGATCAGGAATCCACAAAAGAGTGATCAGTCGTGACAATTGCAAAATCACCAGCTTCAAGATCGAGATGAATTCTCCACAACAACTAGCAACCATTTAACTCCCTCACCAAGTGGACTACTGTAGCATTCACATATCACAGAGACCATTACTGGCTGTTGTATCCCTTTTGATAAAACCAATCCATAGACTTCGAATTAGTATTTATACTAGTACTAAACTGGAACACAGATTACAGTAACAATACCTCTACTCCCAGGTCCCAATCATTGACCATGGTCACACTGATTTACACTAGCAATGCAGGGGTATCCCAGTGAATATGTCATTTAGATATAATTAATACACAACATAGAAAACACTGTTTATTGGAAATTTTTCATAGTTTCAAATAGAACAGAAGGTAACATAAGAACAATACAAAACCAAGACAGGACTGGACAAACCAAATCAGTACCTAGAACAAGACAAAGAACAACAGTAGTTATGATATTAGAATATAAAGATATGTAGATATGTGTGTAATAATAGTAAAACATAATATAATGGCTGTTTGTCAGACAGCTGCCTGCCACTTTATGATTTACTATCCTTAGAATACACAATCAATCATTCGGGAATACTCGGAAAGTCTAGCTTTCAAGCAACATTTCCTCCAGGAGTTCGTCATCATGCTCCTGATTCTTTTCAGTTTGACAAACTTAAGGACGTCCCTTATCCATAAGACGTAACTAATTCATTTCAATCTCATTAAAGAATAATTAAGCATTCGGTGCCAGTGTGGCTGCTCAATCCTCTATTCTGCAAAGACAATTTACTCTCTACTAAAGAAGTAGGTTTTATACCCAGAACTAATTCCCTGTGACACCATTTCTAAGTCCTCTTGATGGAAGTGCATGCAAATACCCAAATCTTTACAGTGATGTCATCGAGTGGAATCTTGATGACTGATGACATTTTTGTAAACCACATGTagctctcctgtcctctgtaaATGCTGTATATACCGTGTGTCTGTATTTATTAGTTGTGGTATGTATCTGTGTCTGAACATCTGTAACCCCTCGAACCTGTACAAAGTTGTTTTCCAACTAAAGATAACTTCCTTGTCACTTTGCACGTGTGCcgtttttaattaaataatatatgaTCTTTTGTGTTTCTGCTCCCTCATCAGCGTTTCTTTTCTAGCACCCAGCAGTGACCTTTGTCCGTCGGCTGAATTTCTAATGATGGTTTAAATGAGGCTGTATTCCTGTGTGGGGAAGCAAAGCCATGAGAAACAAAGACCTGCACTCTAATTCTACATCCATTATTCTAGAGCAGTGAGCAAACAAAAAGTTTGAAGAACCCCCCTCCCCAGGGATACAGTATGATGgtacaatgggcccctgggcataggcatgcaaagggccccaccacctctcgacacaggagcaagacacgtAGACCTTGTGATGGTTTTAcctctctttgtagttgttttgcatctctctgtagttcctttgcatctgttgtcattttttgtctttttgaagtTAGTTAATGTCCCTAAGTGGTATATTTGCGTCTTtctttggtcgttttgtgtctctttgaagtcatttgaTGTCTCTTAGGGTATATTTGCATCtttgttggttgtttgtttctctttgttttgttttgtgtctctttgaagtcatttggTGACTCTTAGGGGTATATATGCATcttctttggttgttttgtgtctctttgtagtcgtcaTGTGTCTTTTAGTAGTTCCTTTGAAtctttttgtagtcgtttttttgtctctgaagTCATTTGTGTCCTTTAGAGGTACATTTGCATCTCTGttggttgtttgtttctctttgttttgttttgtgtctctttgtagttcctttgcatctctttgtagttgttttgtgtctctctgaagtCATTTGGTGTCTCTTAGGGGTATATATGCATCTTCTTTGgttattgtgtgtctctttgaagtcattttgtgtctttttgaagtcATTTGGTGACTCTTAGGGGTATATATGCATcttctttggttgttttgtgtctctttgtagtcgtcaCGTGTCTTTTAGTAGTTcctttgaatctctttgtagtcgttttttGTCTCTGAAGTCATTTGTTTCCTTTAGGGGTATATTTGCATctctgtagttcctttgcatctctttgtagtcattttgtgtctgttttaagTCAGTTAATGTCTCTTAGTGGTATATTCGCATCTtttcttggttgttttgtttctctttgaagtcattttgcatcttattgaggtatatttgtgtcttttttggtcacgttgtgtgtctttgttgtcgTCTCGTGTCTTTTAGTAGTTCCTTtgaatctctctctttctcccattTAATGTCTCTTAGTGGTATATTTGTGTATATTTtggttcctttgcatctctttgtagtcattttgtgtctctttgaagtcatctTAATTCTCTCAGTGATTGTcatcttttttggttgttttgtttctttttgaagtcattttgcatcttattgaggtatatttgtgtcttttttggttgttttgtgtctctttgtagtcctcATGTGTCTTTTAGTAGTTcctttgaatctctttgtagtcgttttgtgtctctgaagtAATTTGTGTCCTTTAGTGGTATATTTGcatctttgtagttcctttgcatctctttgttgtcatttaatGTCTCTTAGTggtatatttgtgtattttttggtagttttgtgtctctttcaagttattttgcatcttattgaggtatatttgtgtctctttgtaggtgTCATGTGTCTATTAGTAGTTCCTTTGAAtctctttgaagttgttttgtgtctctgaagtCATTTGTATCCTTTAGGGgtatatttgcatattttttggttgttttgtttctctttgtagttcatttgcatctgtttgtaggcattttgtgtctctttgaagtcattttgtatctcatTCGTGACATGATCCTGGGTTTTGGTTTTATATTCTGTTAAATTGTGGACTTTGTCtctgagttttctgtttgtgttccttatTTCATGCTGTTTAGCTCatatttaatctgcttcctgttctCTCCTCACGtgtcgtgtctggttttacttcctgtctttgtgtgttttcccgcctgttttctgccacccctgtctcgttagtccttccctgttcccgtcttcccttcacacctgttctgtatcaGTCTTGTCTTCTCCacccttgtttttttaagtttggaTTTTTGTTTCTGCTCCCAGTTGGATTTTGAGTTGCCTGCCTTTTTGGAATCCTTGACCAGCTATATTAAAGCTCGTCTTTTGTTAAAGACTGCATACCTACCTGTTGAATCTGCGTTTGGGTCTTCCTCTGAACTGAAACCTtatatttatgacttttttggtcgtttgcgtctctttgtagtcattatgtgtcCCTTAGTTGTTCCTTTGCATCTATTTGTGACCATTTTAAGTGTCTTTTCAGTTgatatgtgttaatttgagccTGCGCCTGTGCCCAGTTGGCCCTTTCAGTAATCCATGtgcacatccacacactgaTGTGTTTGTGCTAGACTTAATACTCTTGACATACTTTCGACAAACATTTTCTGTGCTCCCTCCACAGACATAAAGAGTATAAGTCCCTTCTTGTTGCACTCAGCTCCACATATCAGTATGTTAAGAGAAGCTATGTCTGGTCTCCCTAATGCTCTGTGTATGTTAATGAGGCTCGGATGTGGTGCATCTCTATGATGGAGTATCATCTGAAACACTTGCCTGCACCGTGACAGAGGATGGAGGTTCGGCTGGAGGAGCCCGCGTACAGACACTCTGTGCAGGGAGTCCATTTGGATAAGGAATGGCTCAGCCTGGAGCGCATAAAAACATCTTTACCCAGGATTTATGACTATTTCAAGGGTTTTCCCCATCCAGCTTAAATATGTTTACCATGCTGAGGGAAGGGATTGAAAGAGGAGGACtgatctgcaaaaaaaaaaaaaaacagaatagagATTCTTTATTACAATAAAGTCACTCTGAGGAGAGAGTGTAGTATTTTTCTCAAATCAGCAATTCACAGATTTTGCACGAGGACCACTTATACAGTTATGTTAAGCACTATTTAGCCggttaaaacaaatatatttatacagtctaGCAAATAACAGAGTATGATTACATTGTttgaggcatcaggcaggaccactaCAGCAACATAACCACGACCCATGATCGAGGCGTCACCGCAATTCGAGGGAACctgtgagacagtggagcacaaatactccggagaagaagccgagttcatgacatgcagtaataggacatgaatgttagcagatttcttgagttatgaccaaaaaaaacaaacatgttttgtaaggtcacagtgaccttgaccttcgatCACCAAGTTCAGGTCATTCTTccatgtggacgtttgtgccaaatttgaagacattccctcaaggtgttcttgagatgtcaaGCTCAAGAGAATGAGGTGGATGCAAatgttcacagtgaccttgactttgaaGACCAAAATCTAAcgagttcattgttgagtccaaatggacgtttgtgccaaatttgaagaaattcccctcaggggttcttgagatattgcgtttacAAGGGTGGGATAGATGGTCATATGGACAGACAACCTAAACGCATGCTGCCGCATACTGAGTTATGATAGTGAATAAAtgccaaaatgtttttgcagaacatattaatgtgacatttgtgccatatttgaagaaattcccttatgACATGTGttagtatgtatttttacatctcCACTGACCAATGGATACTTGGTCAAGACCCCTGGGGATCATGTTCCAGTATAATAGATGTCATGGCGTCAGAAGTGCTAGGCTTACTGATGAATGGACAAGTTAGACTAATTTTAGTTGGCCCAAGGTCAAGTTAAATGTGTCAGAGCACCATTTTAGGTAATAGTATACGTGCCACCATCCTATATaagctgtgtctctctgtgttcacAATCATCACATAGCTTCTGATCCGAGCTCATAATTAAACGTGCATTAAGAAAGAACTCCGTGATCGGCCTCATCCTTGAAGTCTCCAGATCACCACAGAAACACCTACTTTCAGACATGTTTCAGTTCAGAAGGGACCCAAATGCAAAGCAGTAGGCAGGTTGAAGGTTTAAACAAAAAGCAAGCTTTAATACTGGTAACCTTTTAGTAAAATCTCCAGTATGTGGACACCATATTTGACTGATTATACTTCCCTGAACACTCATAGAAGTTGGCCTTGGTCAAAAGGACTTGtgtaggaggaaaaaaaaggtcttttGATGTGTTAAACATCAAAGATTACGGTCCTTGAAATAGATCTTGTGAAACGAGATGGTGACCCACTGTGTgctaatatgtttttttaagaaatgcATTACTATGCCTCTGCACGAGTGATAGCCGAACTGTTTTAGGGTTGTCTGTATGTCCATCTGCCTAGCATATATTTCAACAGGTacttaatgatgaactgattaaattttgaTGTTCAAAGGTCacagatcaaggtcactgtgaccttgtctgtctttttctgtcaaACGTGATGTCacaagaacatcttgagggattttctttggcacaaatgtcctctttgagtcaaggatgggGTCATTAGATTTTTGCGGTCaaggtgaaaggtcaaggtcactgtgaccttgtctgtcttattctttCA
This region includes:
- the anos1a gene encoding anosmin-1a, whose translation is MLATSSGVITSLSLWIIFLSSSGVGARRQRDDPDDEESWSESVSRATCVSRCLSLHSVAALSTPLQNNGSLGWCHTHKQCSKCLEPCKDSWEMKRKSNCREMCERVFPKKHWECVTSCEFLQSILAVKQGSCPPPERASGFAAACVESCDHDRECPAQKKCCSNGCGHTCQSPKDLYNGAPLKPRKELGFKELPSGQLEVRWSSRFNISAEPVVYILQRRWNFGIQPSEDTATPWQVVAQTTEQGARLSDIRPGRWYQFRVAAVNTRGTRGFTTPSRHIHSSRDPANPPAPTELRVANMSFGSGRTVSGRLQWSMPVDLDVPVHHYKVSWSWTAVGQLSASSLTKRRKTVRESQVELDSMRSNRSYSVEVQAVSYWGQTQLRGPRAVLHFTTQRTSSTAPRNPTGDNLDVGTPFYQDGQLQVHVYWQSSKDPSADLYRIQWGPEHCGHNQTRPMEKTTTQETFVNLRGLLFSCKYKIVLQPVSKRSRPLSESTSFFTPACSTIQARSPKPIVCPGETAVSPQKVLLKAANLTASFEVWGGNVTAIFSWDLSPTPPLQQLTGYQVTWAEVIPTHRHNINKLPHSLISQSQILPPDGNILMVPGLHPASLYRLEVQAITAEGEGPATSRTFQTPGHQSTLKYRPRPRKNRYKQPIIERHWAQMANQPA